The following proteins are encoded in a genomic region of Mycolicibacterium rutilum:
- a CDS encoding cobalt-precorrin-6A reductase, whose amino-acid sequence MPILLLGGTSEARALAGRLHPHVEVISSLAGRVPDPALPVGRVRIGGFGGVAGLRRWLCENEIDAVVDATHPYAATMTAHAATVCAELGLPHLVLARPPWPPGDAIVVPSDVEAAKTVAAERFERVFLTTGRSGAAAFSAVDAWFLIRAVTSPDTEDLPARHHVVLSRGPYRYDDELALLREHRIDALVTKNSGGAMTRPKLEAAAALGVAVVMVDRPPLPAGVRTVASVEDALDWVKQFRADGGDG is encoded by the coding sequence ATGCCGATCCTGTTGCTGGGCGGCACATCCGAGGCCCGCGCGCTGGCGGGCCGGCTGCATCCGCACGTCGAGGTCATCAGTTCGCTCGCGGGCCGGGTGCCCGATCCCGCGCTGCCGGTCGGGCGGGTGCGGATCGGCGGCTTCGGCGGCGTCGCCGGGCTGCGCCGCTGGTTGTGCGAGAACGAGATCGACGCGGTCGTCGACGCCACCCACCCCTATGCCGCCACCATGACCGCGCACGCGGCGACGGTGTGCGCCGAACTCGGACTGCCGCACCTGGTGCTGGCGCGGCCGCCGTGGCCGCCCGGCGACGCGATCGTCGTGCCCAGCGATGTCGAGGCCGCCAAAACCGTTGCCGCCGAACGCTTCGAGCGGGTGTTCCTCACCACCGGCCGCTCCGGTGCGGCGGCGTTCTCGGCCGTCGACGCGTGGTTCCTGATCCGCGCGGTCACCTCGCCCGACACCGAGGACCTGCCGGCGCGCCACCACGTCGTGCTGTCGCGCGGCCCCTACCGGTACGACGACGAACTCGCGCTGCTGCGTGAGCACCGCATCGACGCGCTGGTCACCAAGAACAGCGGCGGGGCGATGACCCGGCCCAAGCTCGAGGCCGCCGCCGCGCTCGGGGTCGCGGTGGTGATGGTGGACCGTCCGCCGCTGCCCGCCGGTGTGCGTACCGTCGCCTCGGTGGAGGACGCGCTCGACTGGGTCAAGCAGTTCCGGGCGGACGGCGGCGATGGCTGA
- a CDS encoding TauD/TfdA dioxygenase family protein: MPTSLRVVKLGARIGARIDGVDLAAGVDPHTASQINAALLEHKVVFFRDQHDLDDDGQLAFAQALGTPTTAHPTVTSRGRQFLPIDSRFDKANSWHTDVTFVDRIPKASILRAIALPPYGGTTTWANTETAYEQLPPPLRALVENLWAVHTNQYDYATLHDEPGATPTDEQRAYRDEFVSDYYETEHPVVRVHPETGKRVLLLGHFIKRFVGLGATESATLFNLLQARVTKLENTIRWSWQLGDVALWDNRATQHYAVADYDDQYRRLNRITLAGDIPVDIHGRHSRPIVGDASTYSEVVTPIALAS; encoded by the coding sequence GTGCCCACATCTCTTCGGGTGGTCAAGCTCGGCGCGCGCATCGGCGCCCGGATCGACGGTGTCGACCTGGCCGCCGGCGTCGACCCGCACACCGCGTCGCAGATCAACGCCGCGCTGCTCGAGCACAAGGTGGTCTTCTTCCGCGACCAGCACGACCTCGACGACGACGGCCAGCTCGCGTTCGCGCAGGCGCTCGGCACCCCGACGACCGCGCACCCGACCGTCACCTCGCGCGGCAGGCAGTTCCTGCCGATCGACTCGCGGTTCGACAAGGCCAACAGCTGGCACACCGACGTGACGTTCGTCGACCGGATCCCCAAGGCGTCGATCCTGCGGGCCATCGCCCTGCCGCCCTACGGCGGCACCACCACGTGGGCCAACACCGAGACCGCCTACGAGCAGCTTCCGCCGCCGCTGCGCGCTCTGGTCGAGAACCTGTGGGCGGTGCACACCAACCAGTACGACTACGCGACGCTGCACGACGAGCCGGGCGCCACACCGACCGACGAGCAGCGCGCCTACCGCGACGAGTTCGTCTCCGACTACTACGAGACCGAACACCCGGTGGTGCGTGTGCACCCCGAGACCGGCAAGCGGGTGCTGCTGCTGGGCCACTTCATCAAGCGGTTCGTCGGGCTGGGCGCGACGGAGTCAGCGACCCTGTTCAACCTGCTGCAGGCGCGGGTCACCAAGCTGGAGAACACGATTCGGTGGAGCTGGCAGCTCGGCGATGTCGCCCTGTGGGACAACCGCGCCACCCAGCACTACGCCGTCGCCGACTACGACGACCAGTACCGCCGACTCAACCGCATCACCCTGGCCGGTGACATTCCCGTCGACATCCACGGCAGGCACAGCCGGCCGATCGTCGGTGACGCGTCGACATACTCCGAGGTGGTGACCCCGATCGCGCTCGCCAGCTGA
- the cobG gene encoding precorrin-3B synthase yields the protein MARTRDQDACPGALQVHRAADGALARVRLPGGRLTAEQLAALAGAATEWGAGTLELTSRGNLQIRGVGDTDATANAIAAAGLLPSPTHERVRNIVASPLSGRTGTTADIRGLITDLDEAIRADDELASLPGRFLFGIDDGRGDVSGLDADVGVHVDGDTAALLLAGRDTGVRVPTGDAVATMCAVARRFAQSRGNAWRVVELDDPVALTAGLTPVERPGATWEPVTRPPVGWIEQNDGRVALGAAVPLGVLPARTAEFLAAIEAPIVITPWRSVLVCDLDEGVADVALRVLAPLGLVFDENSPWLSVSACTGSPGCAHSLADVRADAAAAVQQPAAGHRHFVGCDRACGSPPVGEVLVATGDGYRPRKASPLG from the coding sequence ATGGCCAGGACCCGCGACCAGGACGCGTGCCCGGGTGCGCTGCAGGTGCACCGGGCCGCAGACGGCGCGCTGGCGCGGGTGCGGTTGCCGGGCGGGCGGCTCACCGCCGAACAGTTGGCGGCGCTGGCCGGCGCGGCAACCGAGTGGGGCGCAGGCACCCTGGAGCTCACCTCCCGCGGCAATCTGCAGATCCGCGGTGTCGGCGACACCGACGCCACCGCGAACGCGATCGCGGCGGCCGGACTGCTGCCCTCGCCGACTCACGAGCGGGTCCGCAACATCGTCGCCTCCCCGCTGTCGGGGCGGACCGGGACGACCGCGGATATCCGCGGGCTGATCACCGACCTCGACGAGGCGATCCGCGCCGACGACGAATTGGCATCGCTGCCGGGCCGGTTCCTGTTCGGCATCGACGACGGCCGCGGCGACGTCTCCGGGTTGGACGCCGACGTCGGCGTCCACGTCGACGGTGACACTGCCGCGCTGCTGCTGGCCGGCCGCGACACGGGCGTCCGGGTGCCCACCGGCGATGCGGTGGCGACGATGTGCGCCGTCGCGCGGCGGTTCGCGCAGTCGCGCGGGAATGCTTGGCGTGTGGTCGAACTCGACGATCCCGTCGCGTTGACCGCCGGCCTGACACCGGTCGAGCGACCCGGCGCGACGTGGGAACCGGTCACCCGGCCACCCGTCGGCTGGATCGAGCAGAACGACGGCCGCGTCGCGCTGGGCGCGGCCGTGCCGCTGGGGGTGCTGCCCGCCCGCACGGCCGAGTTCCTGGCGGCGATCGAGGCGCCGATCGTGATCACGCCGTGGCGGTCGGTGCTGGTGTGTGACCTCGACGAGGGCGTCGCCGACGTCGCGCTGCGGGTGCTGGCGCCTCTCGGGTTGGTGTTCGACGAGAACTCGCCGTGGCTGTCGGTGAGCGCGTGCACCGGCAGCCCCGGATGCGCGCACTCGCTGGCCGACGTGCGTGCCGACGCGGCCGCCGCCGTCCAGCAACCGGCCGCGGGACATCGCCACTTCGTCGGTTGCGACCGGGCCTGCGGCAGCCCACCGGTCGGCGAGGTGCTGGTGGCAACCGGAGACGGTTACCGGCCGCGCAAGGCGTCCCCTTTAGGGTGA
- a CDS encoding ABC transporter ATP-binding protein: MTTQLEEETRDGTGVRIVLDHVSKVYPGSERPAVDDVSLDIPAGEIVVFVGPSGCGKTTMMRMINRLSEPTSGKIMIGESDALSIRPTDLRRSIGYSIQQAGLFPHMTIRQNVGLVPGLLRWDRKRIADRVDELLDMVGLEPAQYADRYPRQLSGGQQQRVGVARALAADPPVLLMDEPFGAVDPITRSTLQDELLRLQSELRKTIVFVTHDFGEAVKLGDRITVLGQQSKVLQYDTPQNILASPADDTVAGFVGSGASLRQLGLMRIKDVELRPHPSVHETDSLDDVRKVLAGSEFDWVVVLDSRDRPVSWVRESKLAQAASLAEATESLDVVSTQSTLEDALEAILAEQHASAVVAGPGSRYEGVVTLDTLIDTITWLRASAEASTDGQP, from the coding sequence ATGACAACGCAACTCGAGGAAGAGACGCGCGACGGCACCGGCGTGCGGATCGTGCTGGACCACGTCTCGAAGGTCTACCCGGGATCTGAGCGGCCCGCGGTCGACGACGTGTCGCTCGACATCCCCGCCGGCGAGATCGTGGTGTTCGTCGGGCCGTCCGGGTGCGGCAAGACGACGATGATGCGGATGATCAACCGGCTCTCGGAGCCGACGTCGGGCAAGATCATGATCGGCGAGAGCGACGCGCTGTCGATCCGCCCGACGGATCTGCGCCGCTCGATCGGCTACTCCATCCAGCAGGCGGGGCTGTTCCCGCACATGACGATCCGGCAGAACGTGGGCCTGGTGCCCGGCCTGCTGCGCTGGGACCGCAAGCGCATCGCCGACCGCGTGGACGAACTGCTCGACATGGTCGGGCTCGAGCCCGCGCAGTACGCGGACCGGTATCCGCGGCAGCTGTCCGGCGGTCAGCAGCAGCGCGTCGGCGTGGCCCGCGCGCTGGCCGCCGACCCGCCGGTGCTGCTGATGGACGAACCGTTCGGCGCGGTCGACCCGATCACCCGCAGCACGCTGCAGGACGAACTGCTGCGGCTGCAAAGTGAACTGCGCAAGACGATCGTGTTCGTCACCCACGACTTCGGCGAGGCGGTCAAACTCGGCGACCGCATCACCGTGCTCGGCCAGCAGTCCAAGGTGCTCCAGTACGACACCCCGCAAAACATCCTCGCGAGCCCCGCCGACGACACCGTGGCCGGCTTCGTCGGATCGGGCGCGTCGCTGCGCCAGCTCGGCCTGATGCGCATCAAGGACGTCGAGTTGCGGCCGCATCCGTCCGTGCACGAGACGGATTCGCTCGACGACGTCCGAAAAGTGTTGGCGGGCAGTGAGTTCGACTGGGTGGTCGTGCTCGACAGCCGCGACCGGCCCGTCAGCTGGGTGCGGGAGAGCAAGCTCGCGCAGGCCGCGTCGCTGGCCGAGGCGACCGAGTCGCTCGACGTGGTGAGCACCCAGTCGACGCTGGAGGATGCGCTCGAGGCGATCCTGGCCGAACAACACGCCTCGGCCGTCGTGGCCGGGCCGGGCAGCCGCTATGAAGGCGTCGTCACGCTCGACACCCTGATCGACACCATCACCTGGCTGCGGGCATCCGCGGAAGCGAGCACGGACGGGCAACCGTGA
- a CDS encoding precorrin-8X methylmutase, whose amino-acid sequence MLDYIRDAAEIYRQSFATIRDEADLARFPDDVARVVVRLIHTCGQVDVAEHVAYSPDVVARTHAALVAGAPVLCDSSMVAAGITRSRLPADNEVVSLVADPRAADLAARLGSTRSAAAVDLWADRLGGAVLAIGNAPTALFRLLELVDDGAPTPAAVLGGPVGFVGSAQSKQELIDRPRGVSYLVVTGRRGGSAMAAAAVNAIATERE is encoded by the coding sequence GTGCTCGACTACATCCGCGACGCCGCCGAGATCTACCGGCAGTCGTTCGCGACGATCCGCGACGAGGCGGACCTGGCGCGGTTCCCCGACGACGTCGCCCGCGTCGTCGTGCGGTTGATCCACACCTGCGGCCAGGTCGACGTTGCCGAGCACGTCGCATACTCCCCCGACGTCGTCGCCAGGACGCACGCCGCGCTGGTGGCGGGGGCGCCGGTGCTGTGCGATTCGTCGATGGTGGCCGCGGGCATCACCCGGTCGCGGCTGCCCGCCGACAACGAAGTGGTCTCACTGGTGGCCGATCCGCGCGCGGCGGACCTGGCCGCGCGCCTCGGCAGCACCCGCTCGGCGGCCGCGGTCGACCTGTGGGCCGACCGGCTGGGCGGCGCCGTGCTGGCGATCGGGAACGCGCCGACGGCGCTGTTCCGGCTGCTCGAGCTCGTCGACGACGGTGCGCCGACGCCCGCGGCGGTGCTCGGCGGGCCGGTCGGCTTCGTCGGCTCCGCGCAGTCCAAACAGGAACTGATCGACCGGCCCCGCGGGGTGTCCTATCTCGTGGTGACCGGCCGACGCGGCGGCAGCGCGATGGCCGCTGCGGCCGTCAACGCGATTGCGACGGAACGCGAATGA
- a CDS encoding precorrin-2 C(20)-methyltransferase — translation MTGTLWGVGLGPGDPELVTVKAARVIGEADVVAYHSARHGKSIARGIAEPYLRPGQIEEHLVYPVTTETTDHPGGYAGAMEDFYRESADRIAAHLEAGRNVALLAEGDPLFYSSYMHMHTRLTQRFDAVIVPGVTSVSAASAAVATPLVQGDEVLTILPGTLPADELKRRLADTDAAVLLKLGRSYPAVREALSASGRLDEAFYVERASTPRQRVLGVGEVDESGVPYFSLAMLPGRPRRQVTTGSVAVVGLGPGDTDWMTPQSRRELAAATDLIGYGPYLDRVGTREGQRRHPSDNTDEPARARLACTLAEQGRAVAVVSSGDPGVFAMATAVLEEAKQWPGVTVRVIPAMTAAQAVASRVGAPLGHDYAVISLSDRLKPWEVIAARLTAAAEADLVLAIYNPASKTRTWQVGAMRDLLLAHRDPGTPVVIGRDVSGPREEVRVVRLAELNPADVDMRCLLIIGSSQTQWYDDRVFTPRRYPT, via the coding sequence ATGACCGGCACGCTCTGGGGTGTCGGGCTCGGCCCGGGCGACCCGGAACTGGTCACGGTCAAGGCGGCACGGGTGATCGGCGAGGCCGACGTCGTCGCCTACCACAGTGCGCGGCACGGCAAGAGCATCGCGCGCGGCATCGCCGAGCCGTATCTGCGGCCGGGCCAGATCGAGGAGCACCTGGTCTATCCGGTGACGACCGAAACCACCGACCACCCCGGCGGGTACGCCGGCGCGATGGAGGACTTCTACCGCGAGTCAGCCGACCGCATCGCCGCCCACCTGGAGGCCGGCCGCAACGTCGCGCTGCTCGCCGAGGGCGATCCGCTGTTCTACAGCTCCTACATGCACATGCACACCCGGTTGACGCAGCGGTTCGACGCGGTCATCGTGCCGGGCGTGACCTCGGTGAGCGCCGCTTCGGCGGCGGTGGCCACTCCCCTGGTCCAGGGCGACGAGGTGCTCACGATCCTGCCGGGCACGCTGCCCGCCGACGAGCTCAAGCGCCGGCTCGCCGACACCGACGCCGCGGTGCTGCTCAAACTCGGACGCTCCTATCCCGCTGTGCGGGAGGCGCTTTCGGCCTCGGGGCGGCTCGATGAGGCGTTCTATGTCGAGCGGGCCAGCACGCCGCGCCAGCGGGTGCTCGGTGTCGGCGAGGTGGACGAGTCCGGCGTGCCGTACTTCTCGCTGGCGATGCTGCCGGGCCGGCCGCGGCGTCAGGTGACGACGGGCAGCGTCGCGGTGGTCGGGCTGGGTCCTGGCGACACCGACTGGATGACCCCGCAGAGCCGTCGCGAACTGGCCGCCGCCACCGACCTGATCGGCTACGGCCCCTACCTCGACCGCGTCGGCACCCGCGAGGGCCAACGCCGCCATCCCAGCGACAACACCGACGAACCGGCCCGTGCCCGGCTGGCCTGCACGCTGGCCGAACAGGGCCGCGCGGTCGCGGTCGTGTCCTCCGGCGACCCCGGGGTGTTCGCGATGGCGACCGCGGTGCTCGAGGAGGCCAAGCAGTGGCCAGGTGTCACGGTGCGGGTGATCCCGGCGATGACCGCCGCGCAGGCCGTCGCCAGCCGGGTCGGCGCGCCGCTTGGCCATGACTACGCGGTGATCTCGCTGTCGGACCGGCTCAAGCCGTGGGAGGTGATCGCCGCGCGGTTGACCGCCGCCGCCGAGGCCGACCTGGTGCTCGCGATCTACAACCCGGCGTCGAAGACGCGCACCTGGCAGGTCGGCGCCATGCGCGATCTGCTGCTGGCCCACCGCGACCCCGGCACCCCGGTGGTGATCGGCCGCGACGTGTCCGGTCCCCGCGAAGAGGTCCGGGTGGTCCGGCTGGCCGAGCTGAACCCCGCCGACGTCGACATGCGCTGCCTGCTCATCATCGGGTCGTCGCAGACGCAGTGGTACGACGATCGCGTCTTCACGCCGCGCCGCTACCCCACTTAG
- a CDS encoding ABC transporter permease has protein sequence MRALWEYITAHQAQLAFDSYQHVSAVVQSVLIATVIGVLIGVATYRNPLAANLATSTSSVILTVPAFALLGLLIPLFGLGVVPSVTALVLYSLLPIVRNTIVGLTAVDPALTDAARGIGMSRLDTLARVELRLVWPSILSAMRISTQMSMGVLAIAAYVKGPGLGNLIFTGLARVGSPTAVPMALAGTLLIVILALALDAVLVLVGRLTTSKGIR, from the coding sequence GTGCGGGCACTGTGGGAGTACATCACCGCCCACCAGGCGCAGCTGGCTTTCGACTCCTACCAGCACGTCAGCGCGGTCGTGCAAAGTGTGCTGATCGCGACGGTGATCGGGGTGCTGATCGGGGTGGCGACGTACCGCAACCCGTTGGCTGCCAACCTGGCGACCTCGACGTCCAGCGTGATCCTGACGGTGCCGGCGTTCGCCCTGCTCGGTTTGCTCATCCCGCTGTTCGGTTTGGGGGTGGTGCCCAGCGTCACCGCGCTGGTGCTGTACTCGCTGCTGCCGATCGTGCGCAACACGATCGTCGGGCTCACCGCGGTGGATCCCGCGCTCACCGACGCCGCGCGAGGCATCGGGATGAGCCGGCTCGACACCCTGGCCCGCGTCGAGCTGCGGCTGGTGTGGCCGTCGATCCTGTCCGCGATGCGGATCAGCACGCAGATGTCGATGGGCGTGCTGGCGATCGCCGCCTATGTCAAAGGCCCGGGGCTGGGCAACCTCATCTTCACGGGCCTGGCCCGCGTCGGCAGCCCGACGGCGGTGCCGATGGCGTTGGCCGGCACCCTGCTGATCGTCATCCTCGCGCTCGCGCTCGACGCGGTACTCGTGCTCGTCGGCCGACTCACCACCTCGAAAGGTATTCGATGA
- a CDS encoding phosphotransferase family protein, producing MSIPRGPEDVTPAWLGSVLRADVDTVEVTPIGTGQTGATYRVSATYRGDTDLPTSFAVKLSAQDAAVRERVALGYRSEFEFYSLVADQMGIPVPRSFHQDISEDGADVVLLLADMAPAVQGDQIAGCSPVEARLAVEALAGLHGPSWCAPEWMQLSAVVMPKPGDADAAKGMGDVCKMAADIVIDRLGASISAEDQETLTAAMASVTDWLLAEPNRYALMHGDYRLDNMLFDPDRTRITVVDWQTVGVGLAARDLAYFTATSLEPAVRARIERELVEHYHRALLGYGVPDYDLDTCWSDYRLGVVQAPLLVALGTAFATTTERGDEMMLAMLSRGCQAIRELGTLELIDSYR from the coding sequence GTGAGCATTCCACGTGGGCCCGAAGATGTAACGCCGGCGTGGCTCGGCTCGGTGCTGCGCGCCGACGTCGACACCGTCGAGGTGACGCCGATCGGGACCGGCCAGACCGGCGCGACCTACCGGGTGTCGGCGACCTACCGAGGCGATACCGACCTGCCCACCTCGTTCGCGGTCAAGCTGTCGGCGCAGGACGCGGCGGTGCGGGAACGGGTCGCGCTGGGCTACCGCTCGGAGTTCGAGTTCTACTCGCTGGTGGCCGATCAGATGGGGATCCCGGTGCCGCGCAGCTTCCATCAGGACATCTCCGAGGACGGCGCCGACGTGGTGCTGCTGCTGGCCGACATGGCCCCGGCCGTGCAGGGCGACCAGATCGCCGGGTGCAGCCCCGTCGAGGCGCGCCTGGCGGTGGAGGCGCTGGCCGGGCTGCACGGGCCGAGTTGGTGCGCCCCGGAGTGGATGCAGCTCTCGGCGGTCGTCATGCCTAAGCCCGGCGACGCCGACGCGGCCAAGGGCATGGGCGACGTCTGCAAGATGGCCGCCGACATCGTCATCGACCGGCTCGGCGCGTCGATCAGCGCCGAGGACCAGGAAACGCTCACCGCCGCAATGGCTTCGGTGACCGACTGGCTGCTGGCCGAACCGAACCGCTACGCGCTGATGCACGGCGACTACCGGCTCGACAACATGCTGTTCGACCCGGACCGCACGCGCATCACGGTCGTCGACTGGCAGACGGTCGGTGTCGGCTTGGCGGCGCGCGATCTGGCGTACTTCACCGCGACGAGCCTGGAACCCGCGGTCCGCGCGCGAATCGAACGCGAGCTCGTCGAGCACTATCACCGCGCGCTGCTCGGATACGGCGTGCCCGACTACGACCTCGACACGTGCTGGAGCGACTACCGGCTCGGCGTCGTGCAGGCGCCGCTGCTGGTCGCGCTGGGTACCGCGTTCGCGACGACAACCGAGCGGGGCGACGAGATGATGCTGGCCATGCTCAGCCGCGGTTGTCAGGCCATCCGGGAGCTTGGCACGCTGGAGCTGATCGACTCGTATCGCTAG
- a CDS encoding winged helix-turn-helix transcriptional regulator — translation MAGYGQFCPVAKAMELLDERWTVLVVRELLLGSSHFNDLRRGVPKMSPALLSKRLQTLTRAGVVQRSEDNGRTTYALTECGKELVTVVEAVGAWSVRWFGELVDKDLDPSILMWDIRRTIPVDQWPRQRTVVEFRLSGVVAKASRWWLIVARGEPDVCDFDPGYDIAATITTDVRTLAHIWCGDVSWQRSMMDGSVTIDAQTDVRRAIPTWVGQSSLAGVPRLA, via the coding sequence ATGGCGGGTTATGGCCAGTTCTGTCCCGTGGCGAAAGCCATGGAACTGCTCGATGAACGGTGGACGGTCCTCGTCGTCCGGGAGTTGCTGTTGGGCAGCAGTCACTTCAACGATCTCCGCCGCGGCGTACCGAAGATGTCGCCGGCGTTGTTGTCGAAACGGCTCCAAACCCTGACGCGTGCCGGTGTGGTCCAGCGCTCCGAGGACAACGGCCGCACCACATACGCACTCACCGAGTGCGGCAAGGAACTCGTCACCGTCGTCGAGGCGGTCGGCGCCTGGAGTGTGCGCTGGTTCGGCGAACTCGTCGACAAGGACCTCGACCCCAGCATCCTGATGTGGGACATCCGTCGCACCATCCCGGTCGACCAGTGGCCGCGTCAGCGCACCGTGGTCGAGTTCCGGCTCTCCGGCGTGGTGGCGAAGGCGTCGAGGTGGTGGCTGATCGTCGCCCGCGGTGAGCCCGATGTGTGCGATTTCGATCCCGGCTATGACATCGCGGCGACCATCACAACCGACGTCCGCACCCTGGCCCACATCTGGTGCGGCGACGTCTCCTGGCAACGGTCGATGATGGATGGTTCGGTCACCATCGACGCGCAGACCGATGTCCGGCGCGCGATACCGACCTGGGTCGGCCAGTCGAGTCTGGCCGGAGTTCCGCGACTGGCCTGA
- a CDS encoding FAD-dependent monooxygenase translates to MDIAVVGCGFAGLAAAIAFRQCGHAVTVYERSGGIPDTSAAISLAPNALRCLQILGVRDEYPPSAAAHTLATVRTDTGRVLIRSSLARFAGGAEYCLAPRTRLLNSLLEQLPAECVRFSRRVTDVQPSGEVLIDGEQRRFDLVVAADGVHSVCRRNLWPDDAAPRRTGITAWTWMVDETLDDGYGAVWGRFAEFGILPLADGRTYVWGGARPGHAELTRYAGWPDPLPVLIGAVEPDRLSTVELTEVSPPRRLAHGRVVLVGDAAHAMRPLFGQGAALAMEDAIALARGGVAELARRRHRMVAMYWASRCGSAVTMPKYRALAAARNALLPLVPDRVFTSGVGMVSHRRRPPGTA, encoded by the coding sequence GTGGACATTGCGGTCGTCGGTTGTGGGTTCGCAGGCCTGGCGGCGGCGATCGCCTTCCGCCAGTGTGGGCACGCGGTGACGGTCTACGAGCGCTCCGGCGGCATCCCCGACACAAGTGCGGCGATCTCGCTGGCGCCCAACGCCTTACGATGTCTGCAAATCCTTGGCGTCCGCGACGAATACCCGCCGAGCGCCGCAGCGCACACGCTCGCGACGGTCCGCACCGATACCGGACGGGTGTTGATACGCAGCTCCCTCGCGCGGTTCGCCGGTGGCGCCGAGTACTGCCTCGCCCCGCGGACACGGCTTCTCAACTCACTGCTCGAGCAACTCCCGGCCGAGTGTGTCCGCTTCTCGCGGAGAGTGACCGACGTGCAGCCCAGCGGAGAGGTACTGATCGACGGCGAACAGCGGCGCTTCGATCTCGTCGTCGCCGCCGACGGCGTGCACAGCGTATGCCGCCGGAACCTGTGGCCCGACGACGCAGCACCGCGGCGTACCGGGATCACCGCGTGGACCTGGATGGTCGATGAGACGTTGGACGACGGATACGGCGCCGTCTGGGGACGCTTCGCCGAGTTCGGCATTCTCCCGCTCGCGGACGGGCGGACGTACGTCTGGGGCGGGGCGCGGCCGGGTCATGCCGAGCTGACCCGCTATGCGGGCTGGCCCGATCCGCTGCCCGTGCTGATCGGCGCGGTCGAGCCAGACCGGTTGTCGACGGTGGAGCTCACCGAGGTGTCACCGCCGCGACGTCTCGCGCACGGTCGAGTGGTGCTGGTGGGCGACGCCGCGCACGCGATGAGGCCGCTGTTCGGCCAGGGCGCCGCGTTGGCGATGGAGGATGCGATTGCGCTGGCTCGCGGCGGTGTCGCGGAACTGGCCCGTCGAAGACATCGGATGGTCGCGATGTACTGGGCGTCGAGATGCGGTTCGGCCGTGACGATGCCGAAGTACCGGGCACTGGCCGCAGCCAGGAATGCGTTGCTGCCGCTCGTCCCGGACAGGGTGTTCACATCCGGGGTGGGCATGGTCAGCCATCGCCGCCGTCCGCCCGGAACTGCTTGA
- a CDS encoding ABC transporter permease — translation MTAVADTAQSARTNPGERRRLLIQPVLVLVVAAAVIFWAFNRDLTATQQENINPANIAALIWQHLLITIAVTAIVLAIGVPLGVLVTRPGAKLLRPLFMGVANIGQAAPAIGLLVLLFLWTGKTGFWIGVLPIALYSLLPVLASTILGINQVDRSLVDAGLGQGMSHRSVLTRVEMPLAIPYILAGLRTSLVLAVGTATLSFLVNAGGLGILIDTGYKLQDNVTLILGSVLAVCLALLVDWLGGLAEFYLNPKGLR, via the coding sequence GTGACCGCTGTCGCCGACACCGCCCAGAGCGCCCGGACCAACCCGGGCGAACGCCGCCGGCTGCTCATCCAGCCGGTGCTGGTGCTGGTCGTCGCGGCCGCGGTCATCTTCTGGGCGTTCAACCGCGACTTGACCGCCACCCAGCAGGAGAACATCAACCCCGCGAACATCGCCGCGCTGATCTGGCAGCACCTGCTGATCACGATCGCGGTCACCGCGATCGTGCTGGCCATCGGGGTGCCGCTCGGCGTGCTCGTCACCCGGCCGGGCGCCAAGCTGTTGCGGCCGCTGTTCATGGGGGTGGCCAACATCGGTCAGGCCGCGCCCGCCATCGGCCTGCTGGTGCTGCTGTTCCTGTGGACCGGCAAGACGGGGTTCTGGATCGGCGTGCTGCCCATCGCGCTGTACTCGCTGCTGCCGGTGCTGGCCAGCACGATCCTGGGCATCAACCAGGTGGACCGCTCGCTGGTGGACGCCGGCCTCGGTCAGGGCATGTCGCACCGCTCGGTGCTCACCCGCGTCGAGATGCCGCTGGCGATTCCCTACATCCTGGCCGGGTTGCGTACCTCGCTGGTGCTGGCGGTGGGCACCGCGACCCTGTCGTTCCTGGTGAACGCCGGCGGGCTGGGCATCCTCATCGACACCGGCTACAAGCTGCAGGACAACGTGACGCTGATCCTGGGCAGCGTGCTGGCGGTGTGTCTGGCGCTGCTCGTCGACTGGCTCGGCGGGCTCGCCGAGTTCTACCTCAACCCCAAGGGCCTGCGATGA